The Scomber scombrus chromosome 5, fScoSco1.1, whole genome shotgun sequence genome window below encodes:
- the gpr4 gene encoding G-protein coupled receptor 4 yields MCNISFCNVDSKVDQFFQPTLYIIVIVLGLPTNCMALWAAYMQVRQRNELGIYLINLSVADLLYITTLPLWIDYFLQHDDWIHGQESCKLFGFIFYTNIYVSIAFLCCISLDRYLAVAYPMRFAKVRRIKTAIVVSAIVWIIEIIANSAPLFHDELFQDRFNHTFCFEKYPMQDWVAGMNLYRTFLGFLAPWTAMLVAYRGILAAVRCNVSTERQEKAKIQRLALSLILIVLLCFGPYHVLLLVRSVMFLRQPCDCGSEESLFAAYHVSLALTSLNCVADPILYCFVNEGARHDVGRALSALLSVACQRGSSSSPSHGDILNAGSVTMETPLSAKKQPCVYADGGKTGSYKTELVALKEECLQMTILSVRK; encoded by the exons ATGTGCAACATCTCCTTCTGTAATGTGGACAGTAAGGTGGACCAGTTCTTCCAGCCCACGCTCTACATCATAGTCATTGTTCTGGGGCTTCCCACGAACTGCATGGCCCTGTGGGCTGCCTACATGCAG GTGCGCCAACGTAACGAGCTCGGCATCTACCTGATCAACCTGTCGGTGGCTGACCTCCTGTACATCACCACTCTTCCTCTGTGGATAGACTACTTCCTGCAGCATGATGACTGGATCCACGGTCAGGAGAGCTGCAAGCTGTTCGGCTTCATCTTCTACACTAATATCTACGTCAGCATCGCCTTCCTCTGCTGTATATCGCTGGACAGGTATCTGGCCGTGGCGTATCCTATGCGCTTCGCAAAGGTTCGACGAATTAAAACAG CTATCGTGGTCAGTGCCATAGTTTGGATCATCGAGATCATTGCCaattctgctcctctcttccaCGATGAGCTCTTCCAGGATCGCTTCAACCACACATTCTGCTTTGAGAAGTACCCCATGCAGGACTGGGTGGCAGGGATGAATCTGTACAGGACATTTCTTGGCTTCCTCGCTCCCTGGACAGCAATGTTAGTCGCCTACCGTGGGATCCTAGCAGCAGTGCGCTGCAACGTGTCAACGGAGCGCCAGGAAAAGGCCAAAATTCAGCGGCTGGCGTTGAGTCTGATCCTGATTGTTTTGCTCTGCTTTGGACCATACCACGTCCTCCTCCTTGTACGGAGTGTCATGTTTCTAAGGCAACCATGTGACTGTGGATCAGAGGAGAGCTTGTTTGCAGCATACCATGTTTCGTTGGCGCTGACAAGCCTCAACTGTGTTGCTGATCCCATTTTGTACTGTTTCGTCAATGAGGGGGCTAGGCATGATGTTGGCCGAGCCCTCTCAGCATTACTGTCTGTAGCCTGCCAAAGGGGTTCTTCTTCCTCACCATCGCACGGCGACATACTCAACGCTGGCTCAGTGACAATGGAAACGCCGCTGTCTGCAAAGAAACAGCCATGTGTTTATGCTGATGGAGGCAAAACAGGCAGCTACAAGACAGAACTGGTGGCTCTGAAGGAGGAGTGTCTACAGATGACCATACTCAGTGTTAGGAAGTGA